The sequence below is a genomic window from Plasmodium cynomolgi strain B DNA, chromosome 4, whole genome shotgun sequence.
tgttttttttcttttttttttattttccgctTCGTTTGCTAAAACCGTCTGAGCCGCTTCCCCTTGCGAGGTCCCCCAAGCGGAGTCATATCAGCGTTACGACTGAGGCCGGCAAAAAGTAGAGAAGCTTATCGACGCCCCCACCCCACCCCCGTTGTAGAGCAGTAGATAGAAGAGGGCTAATGGACATGGCCAAGGTTATCAACccacatacacatgcatcTCTCCTCAGTTGTGTAAAGCCAAACAGGTTGCACAACCCAACTTGGAGGGAAAAATGTTCCACCTGTTAAAGGGCAACCGCGCTCCCAAATTTCGGAGCGCCCTCATTAAGAAGATACCCTATGGATCAACCcccaaggaagaaaataccAAACCGAATACGACCAATCAAATTATCCACCTCACCAGTGATGCAatcaacaaaatgaaacaaataaatttgaagTATAAAAACTCAAAAGCGTTAAAGGTATCCGTAGAAGCTGGGGGGTGCTCAGGATTCCAGTATTCCTTTTCCCTAATCGATAAAACAAACATACAAGAGAAGGACTTGGTCGTTTATAATAGAGAGTGCCTCGTAGTGATTGACAAAGGGGCAGCAGAAATTCTCAGGAACTCCAAAATAGACTACACCAATAATCTCATTGCGAAGAAATTCGTCATcgaaaatattcaaaatcTCTCCAAGTGTTCCTGTGGCAACTCCTTTGATGTCAAGCTTTTTTAAGTGCCACATGGGGGGAGCGGAAAGCGAACACCACTGCTCGAAGACCACCGTTTGAAGGCCACCGTTTGAAGGCCACCGTTTGAACACTCCTCTTCGAAGGTCACTGCGTTGAGAGCAGCAAGGGAGGATTGCCGCATGTCGGGTGAAGACAGCTCGAAGGGAAATAACCCTCTCGTCAATTTTTGCTCAACGGTTTAATGTGTCAAATCttataataaatgaaacGCAAGGAGAGAAAATATTGCCTGCCCAGTATACACCTGCgcaacgatttttttttgtgaagaagCGAGCAGTGCGAAGTGGGCAGTGCGAAGTGGGCAGTGCAAAGCGGACAGTGATCAACAAAGAGTTATCAACAAACAATGAATGACGAAGGATGAATGACAACGGATGAAGGACAACGTCAGGGGGGACGTCTACCCGAGGAGCCACCTCGAACTTCAAATCAAAGCAGAGGCCAATCGGATGCTCATCTctcatatgtacacaaaaaaaaaaaggggagagagagagagataGATAGAGAAGGGGGAGCTGCATGGAATCTTCCTCCACAGCTTCGAATCATCTAGACGGATGCATACAATCGGATGAATAGtcgccaaaatggaaaaaggggTGACACATAAGGCACTGGCCAGCGGCGCATCGAAGGAATTGACAAGGGGCAGGTCCCACCCAACGGCACGCACAGACAAGGTGATCTACGCTGCATGTGCGTTGGCGACGGAACGGACGGGGTTACTCTCGCTTTCCCTGTGGTGCTACAAGTTGACGTTGTTCATTCGGGTGTTGAAGTCGTGAATTTTGCGCTTAATTTTGTCCATGTctgcaggggggaggggaggcgAATGTTGAGGGGCAACAGGCTAGCAGAGCAACTTCCAAACTGACTAGCAAGTTAGCTGACTAGCAGGTCAACTTCAAACCCACGCGCGCAGCCACGCGCGTGAAGGAGTGACAACGCCCCGGTTACCTTCGTAGGCGTAAGAAAGGATATTGGACGCGGAGTCGTTGGAGAGAAGGGAATATTTGTCATCTGCATCGAGGGGGGAAGGcgggaaacaaaatgggtgcGATTCGTAGTTGGCGGGGAGCCACGTGGGAGAGAGAAGGCGAGCCGCGATATTGCCTTTCTCGCGCTTCGTTCAAACTGATCAAGCTGTTCATACTGCTCGAACTGCTCAAGCTGCGCACACTGCTCGAACTGCCCACACCGCTTCCTCCTTACCAGTCATGGTGGTGCGCTCGGGAGATATGTCCGAGTTGCAAAACAAGTAGGGGTAGCGCCTGCAGAGGCTGCTGGGGTCGGGGCCCGTCAGGGCCGAAGAGGAGGTCGCCTTGGAGTACTTAAATTTAAGCTGCGTCTTTTTGGTGGCCTTGAATTTTTGCGCAAACAGTTTTTCCCGTTTGACGCGCGCATTGAGGAGGAGCAACCGGAAGGGGGGTTCCACCCGTGCGAGAATTTGCTTGTTGATCACACGGACGAATTTGTACAGACTGTCGATGCATCTGTACACTTTTACGAGGCgttcttcatattttaaataatgcaGTTTGAGGAGAAAGTTGAGTAGCCATTTTCTATTACAAAAGGTAACAAAGTGATCCAGACTTTGGGTGAAAATTTCGATCTTCGTCAAGTGTCTATAGTGAAAGAGACGAGGATAAGCCTCGTTCATCCGCAGCAGGTGCATGACGTTGGACTGTTCCTTGCTGGTTAGCAGCACTTCCAAACTGTTTGTCGCGTACAGGAGCCTACTCCTATTGTTATGTTGATACGACTTCaacacgaagaagaagaaccagtcctgcatttttctctgcatcagtttattcaaaatgaaggaaaacacCCCACAGTGTTTCAAAACGGGGGTACTCCCCTGCACTATATTTCCTACCTGTGGACCCCtcaataggaaaaaatactttAGCAAATACTCCTTCATCTTAAACTTGAAAAAGCACTCTGCCCTGTGGATCCCCTTTTCCAACGTCGCTTTGTCCAAGTGCTGACACAGCTCATTATTAGCATACATTAAATTGTCGCAGGCCagtttgttcttcctctccatttgatgaaaaaaatttttctgtatttgcaaaaaggcgTAATACTTCTGACGTTGGACCATCCTACAAATGACTTTTATTATCCGAAAGACATTCTTCTCAAGGAAAATCTTCTTGCCGATTCGATTATCCCGCAAGCGAATGTAACCGAGGAATACTCTTCGAAGGTACACCTTATACATcgtgaaaacaaaataagttACATAATCATAGTGGAATTTTAACTTGGACAACACGTACCCCTTTACCCTTCGTTCGTAGTTTGCCAAAATGCTATTTACACGAGTGAGTGAATAACATACAGCATTCTTCCTCCGACTTAGGGTTCtattattatgtaaaaacaGCTGGAAGTAACtactcatttttcttttgtacaAGTTAGACAAGGAATgaaagagaaggaggagacTTTGCCGATCTACAATTTCTTGGTAGCTACTTTTTTCCTTAACGAGTAAATTGAATAACATATTATTTGTCTTCACTTGATAAGttacaaaatttgtttcataactttttatcattaaaaagttaaaataattttgcattttttttctaacataGAATTGTAATTTATCTACCACATTTTTCAGTATCTTTtcttgtttctttttttcttgttcaaGTCCCTTTTCGtaataacattttatttgcaaTTCAATAAAGGCATGTTTCAAAACGTGCCGTCTACACACCCTATCGACTATCTGAAGGAGATGCTTCAAATAGAGTAGGtaaaccattttttgtttctctacCATGTAGGTGTGAACCGATTCTATGGTTAGATACTCCTTACATCTAACTTGGTTCCCTTTCCAAATGGGTTCTACTTTGTTGCCAATCTGTTCAAACACTTCCATATCGCTCGATCGGAATAACAAAGTGACGTTCTTTTCGTAGCGatcttttttcttaaaaatgtataccaATTTGAATACGTATctgtccttcttcttcttgctCCTCTTAACTATGCtcacatttaaaatgttgtCATACGGGATGCacgttattatatttttatcattcagCTTAATCAGCAGGTAGTTACAGGCCAGAGTGACCAcaatggaaatatatttccGGAACATCAACCCTACGTTCATCTCCACTTGGtattcttcctcctccttcatcaaattttttacctcaTCATTTATGTGTTCGTAGCATCTTTTGTTTAGCACCATTTTGGTCAAATCTGCCCCTCGCAGGGCTTCGTCGCAGAGTACGTTTCTGGGCGCTTCTCCGAGGCGGCGCTCGAAGGGGTTCCTCCCGGGGGGGATCACACCGCCGGGCGCACCCCCACTACCCATACCGCTGCTTGACATGCCTGCACCCTCGTCGCTCCTTTCGTTTACCCTGTATGtgtaaatttcttcaaaaaaaagtttgtccATTTTAAACTCTTCGATGTCCTTCACTAGGGTGTCGTTGCTCGAGCAGGCCTGCCGCTCCTGCTGCTGATCCTGCTGCTGATCCTGCTGCTGATCCTGCTGCTGATCCTCCCCCAATCCGAGGCTGCCGCACTCCGACGTCACGTCGAAGCTGTTTAGTGCGTCTTCGTCATTACTCGGGAGCTTCACTCGCTCGCGACTGGGGCCCTCCCCAGGAACATCACCGGTGTTGCCTCCCCTGTAATCATCTGCACAACGCGGTGCGTACTTTTCATTACGCCGCTTACCCGGGGGGACCCTGCTCTTCCCATCGCCATCCGCCATGCAGCCTATCCGTTCGCTACAACGTAAAATCACTTCATCGCAGCGGTTTACTTCactttctccatttcgcaAGTCCCTCCAGTTGGAAGAATTTGCCAGCATGTTAAACGAACTGTTGCTGTTAATCCTACGACCGAggtgcgagaaaaaaaattcttctgcTATCTCAGGGTGGCGTGCCCCCCGATTTTCCTCGACATTTGAACACGATTTGCTCGTGAAAGGGTTGCCGCGACTGCTTCGGGTGTCGTCACCACTGCGGTTGGAGCGGTTGGAGCGGTTGGAGCGGTTGGAGCGGTTAGAGCGGCTGCTGCGGTCAGTGCCATTAGCGCGGTCAAGGCGGTCGCTACTATCACTGGTGCCACTGCCCCCCCTGAGAACTTCCCGTTTATTGCCCATTTTTCCACCGCACCGACTGCCCTTACTACAAATTGAAACGACACCCCGCGCGGTAAGGCCCCCCCCGTGGCGacactttttttgcgcatcaCTGCGACCCGAGGGGGTAGCACTTGCGGTGCCGCGGCAGTTGCTGGGCTGAGCGGGTTCCCTGACCGTCACACCAGTAATCTGGCCGCTCACTTCGCCAAATGAGTTAAATGTGACAATTCCTGCGCTTTCTTCGCTTTCTCCGCtttcttcgttttctccACTTTCTCTGCTTTTTCCGCTTCCAACCCTGGCGACGCACACTGCGCGCGCCCTACACTCCGCGACCGAAACCGTCGAGGAATTCACACCGCCACCACTCGCCTGGGCAAAAGGGGTAATTTTCACTTCTAGTGCACTACGGGTAATTTCAcacctcatttttttttcctccatttttctcacttccccttttgattccccttttgcttcccctttcgcgcccccttttgcttcccctttcgcGCCCCCTTTCGCTTTGTTTTTCactccctttttcatttcctgtTTCCTCCCAACGGTCAAATTTCCCGGGTAGCCGCGCAactgcccatttttatggCCCTCCAAAGAATTAACCACCACGCGATCACCACTCGCATCATTGTAACACTTCTTCTCCTGCGCCCTcgatgacaaaaatgaatgatgTGCGCTAAACACTGTGCCACTCGAACCCTCGAACGGGTTATTTAATTCTTTGATATGTTCCGCGTTCGTCGGCACCTCCAAACAGCTCTGCCCAATGTGATGTTCCCCCGCTGCTCCGTTTTTACCGATCTCCCGATTACCCCTGTTGTCTCCCCTATCGGTGCTTCCACTTGGTGAATTTTTAATAGATGAAGAATTGCCATGCCGCTTATTTGTCGATAGTGCTTCCCGCGCCACACCCACATGTGGTTCATCTGCGCGGGGTGGTGATGCCATTCGGAGTGGTGATGCCACTCGGGGTGTCTCCTCCTCACCGACGTCTTCACTTTCATAACTAAAGGGGTTAGCAGTCCCGTGGGAGAAATTTTGGAGTACTTTGGGATGACCCACCATGGGACTGCTTCGACCTACCCATTTTTCCGACCCATGTGCGTAGACACTTTTGCAATTTACACCCCATGAATATTTCTCCCTGGTTCCTCCGTTCACCTTGTTATAATCAACATGGGGTAGTGCTCCCCCCATATGTCTTTGCTGTCGCGCCGCTTCATCCATCGCTTCAAAGTGGCTACCGGGCGTAACCTGTACCTGTTCGTGTGATGCGTACGAGGGGGGTCCATTTGGATTTCCCTTTacgaacaattttttttttttcttcttattcttcttcttctcctcctcctcatgcGGAAGTGGCACATGGAAGGATCCATTACGTCCACGAATGGGCCCCAAACGGGTTACACCTTTTACAAGGCATATTTCTTCCGACCTTGTTTCGCAAAAGGTACCGTCTGACGGGCTGTCGTGCCGCTCCCTGCTGATTGGCCTCCCCCATGGTGGACTTTTTTTTAGGAAGAGCTTCAACTCTTCATTCGTTAGTGTGTACAGTTGGTCATTATGGCCAATTTTCTGATGCGTTGAATTTACTCGCAGAGCGGCATTATCAGGATGAACTACACTTTCGATGTACTCAAGTTTGGaggataaatattttgactTGGGTTGGTCATCCAGTGCGTACATTTGAacaacttctttttttttccctccactATTGGTTTGTAATACCCTTGTGTCTTCTTTCCTGTTTTGGTTTTTCACCTCAACTGTAGCTTTTGCCTTTTGAGTGCCTTGATTGATCTTACCCTGATATACCATCGCGTCTGTGTGGCCAAACGACTTTTCACTCCCCCGGAATTCAGCTGATCTGATGTGAGGAACTCCCCCGTTTGTTCCCCCTCGGGGTAAGTCTCCTATATCATCAatattgtacatatatagcATGTTCCAATTATCAGTactcatgtttttttttttttcttttggggggggtggagaaaaaaagcaaaagtaaATTCGCCTAGCGGTAGAATGTCAATCTGTTGAGAGATGTCAGGTCATATGTGATAACTTCTAACGTGCTGCATGCGTGTGTATGGGTATATACGTGCACTGCCTCtccgcacacacacatgtgtgtgtaggtatgtacaaaaaaaaaaatgaactgctCTGTGAATAGAGAGAAAGCAGATCAGCCCGCGTGAGCTTCAAAAATTAGGAGAAGTATACAAAATGGGCATACAGAATTGGGTAAACAACTATGTGTTGTAAAAAGTGACACTTGccccaaaaagggagggggtTAAACGCGACAGATTGTTGGCAGACAAATGGTGGAGTGGCATTGAAGGCAGCTTCTCTCTGCTTTATCACatgtgtccttttttgccccttcaaAGTTTAAGTAAGAATACGGACACGTGTGATCCGCGCTGTGTTTCAAAACGGTGGTGCTGATTACCGCACCTGACGGTGTTACACGTGCTCGGTTTGGTGAAAGGGGGTCTCTACGGGGGCTGGATCTGCCTGCCCCTTCGTTTGCTTCTCCGTCAGCCTCGTCTTGCCGCTCGCAAAACCATCAGTGCAGCGCTCTCAAAATGGTGCAAGCAAACTTGAGCGTGCAAACTTGAGCGTGCAAACTTGAGTGTACAAACTTGAGTGTGCAAACTTGAGCGAGCAAATTTGGTTCCCCCAGTGGGTCTACGTTTTCGTTAcatataagcatatacatAACAGTGATGCTTTGTAACCTGATAGGGTTAAATCGGTTGGATTAACTTCTCTACTCTACTACggttatcaaaaaaaaaaaacactttctgggggtgaaaaaagctacatgcatatgtacatgcgtgCAGAAGTCCACACGCATATATGTTCGCCTCAATACCAAATGGCTTGTCCCTGCACGGTTACATCAATACGCGTGGGCATGCACTGTCGCTCCAGGCTAGTGGTACGGCGAGTGTCCAGTTTTCAAAAGGCTACAATATTTGGCGCAGTGGGttgcgcaaaaatgggtgCAGGCGCATGTAGGGCAGTTAGACAGGAAACGAAGCGCTCATGCTTACGTTTGTCAAAAAAACGCAATATGCGAAAAATAATTGTCGAGCTGTGCTCGTTCCAAAGGAGGGAAACGGAAAagtgtgggaaaaaaatgtcttcATGTATGCCGCTTTTTGcaaacatgtacatgtatgcatatgcatgtgtatgtatgtatatatatatatttccattTGTATACACATACGTAAACGCATCGTCGCATTACACActttttttgagaaatgAAATCTGTTAACAAAAATTGTGAGGATTATGTGCTtaacgcggaaaaaaaaaaaaaatatatataccccTGTAGGTATGTGTACACGTTGTGCGTGAGCACTCCCCATTaaagctttttcttttttttttttggggggggcacctttttctttgttttccccttttgataTTGCCCATTCGGGATGTAACCCTGATTTTACTACTTTGTTTTGTGTCACTCTGTCCCTTTTGCGccatttaatttgttttcttcaGCCTATACGAGCCATCATCCACACCGCACGGCATGCTAgcgaaattgcaaaaataaaaaataaaaaaataaaataaaaataaaaaagtcatgcaaaaaggtgaaataattatgaactgttcataacatttttgcatgtctttattttttttccgttccttCTGTATTgcctgttcaggtaaaaacgACCTGCTTTGCAGAATTAAATGAGTCCCCCTGTGGCTACTACTCAATAACGTTACAACGTTAATGCATTTGCCAAAACCAATGTTGTGAAGAAAAGGTCTATCCCTTTTTTAGCTGTCGAATGAATGTAGAAAGGCTTTTTATGCATGGGAGGTTGGCGGAAGGGAACGCAAACTTCGGTTTCGAAGAAGGCTAcaagaagggaaaataaaaaaaaaatagtatacCGATGGCACGACCGTGAGTAAATAAAACTCGCAGTTGTGGTAAACTGTGGGTGGGTGGTCCTTTcgccttcttttttacaatacGCGGACAGTTGGGAAATGATGGggaataaatttacaaactGGCATGCGCAAAATGGACAATACTGGACTGAATCATTTTCACTCCTTTCGTGCATCGCTACACAATGTGCATTCCACAGACGAAAGGAACAAGTTGACCTTGAAGCATAAAAgagaaatttaaatttgcAAATTGGGGGGACACGCAACTTGGAGAGGTGAAACAAaagcacacatatgtgtacatgaaCATATACATAAGCATGTGTGTGGATATTGTCCATCCTGAACAGCACGTTGGCGAAGTTTCACAAGGTGATCTCTCCCCCGAGATGCTTTATTTTGGTTATTTTGTGGGCAGTCCAGATTTTGCCATTTGTTGTGGTTTCCGATACATTGGCTAAAACTCCTGCGCATATGCGTAGTAGCAAAATTGCAAGCATAGCAAAGAAGTTTCAGCTTGAGGTATTTAATGAGTGCCATTAGGTGTAGGAGAGTTGATCGCGGTAGGTACATGCCAATCTGTTTGGGGAGAAATAGCTCCACGTCGCCCCAATCGAAGGTCACCCATTAGGGGAGGAAACGAGGAATTTACCACTGCGCagcttttttccccccaattttaatatagattgtgtcatccttttttttttttttttttttaattataaattattgctccactttgggattttttttttttttaacgcgaATTGTAGCTTCACACTTTTTAACGAGGGGAGATGCGCAACACGGATTATTACgcacaaaatatattatgtgcATGCGAagaggggaggggaaaagaacTGTTCTTCCTCCAGTGGAGTGAGCATATGATTTCTATTCGTCTACGGAGGGGTGGTGGATCCCATGAAGGGGAATTTCCTCCTCTGTTACGCCTCACGTGGGGGCAAGTACATATGGACATACATtcatacacatgcacacgcaTGCGATCTTGCACCCCACCCAGGGAGGCGTGTCCGATGTGCATCTCATTTACTTACCCTCGGTGGTTACAGCACAGGTAAGAATACTCTTTCGATGGAgacgaaaaaggaaggaatgCCCCAATGCTAATGTGTAATGGTTTTTGTTTCACGTGAATCACACAAATTTGTTTGCGGAGAAATGTGTAAAAGGAAGAGGCCTGGGTGATCGGAAAAGCCAAAAACAGacgtaaaaattgtattattttttttttttttttatcccccacGTTCAGAAATGAAGCATTGGCTATGTTGAAAATATTcgaagagttttttttttggcaaataTCCCTAACCCTGAAaatttccaatttgttttgCCACCATTTCGCTTTCGCGAAGTTCTAACCATTTTGTGATACTTACAATTACAACCTTTTAGATCGATCAGTGTGGGcgtgaaatattttttttttttttttggaactcTCTTTGTGTGCCGAACAGATTGGGATCACACGTTTGGGTGTTTGAGCGCATATTGTTTTTGCTCACAGTTTTGCCCCCCATTTCGCAGCATGAAGGTGGCCTACTTTTTGTCCGCTCTGGACTTGCTCATTATTTTCAGCTTGTACTTGGGTGGGACGTGTAGCGGCTTCGCGGACATTGCTCCCTGTATAAGACATGGTCGCATTTTGGGCGAATCGGGTGAGGAGAACGGCGGTTTGAGCGGTGGTTCAAGCGGTGGTGCGAGTGGCGATGGGAGTGACACCACGAACGCTGCCGCCAATGCTGCCGCCGATACTGCCGCCGATTCTGCCGCCGATTCTGCCGCCGATTCTGCCGCCGATGGTATCGCCAACGGGGCTTCCAACGGTGATGCAAGTGGCGGTCCTAGCCCCCCCGCGGGGAACAGTGGCAGTGAGGGAAGCGACCCAGTGAACTCACAGACTCCTCCCAGCGCCTCGCCAACGAGGAACTCGCAGAATACCCCTCCATGTGGGGAAAAATGACGCGGTGATGAAGCGGTGATGAAGCGGCGATGAAGCGGCGGCGAAACGGACAGACACGGAACACAACCAGACAGCACCGCAAAGAACGAGCGAACACCGCTTGAGCCACCTCAACAAGTGGAGCACGAAAATATaaactcccttttttcgcgcCCTATTGGCAGGTAGCGGAGGCCAAACGGGTGACCACAATGGAGAGGCAGCAAATGGAAATTACGACGAGCTGGGAGACGAGGAGGACGGTGAAGAATACGAAGATGAAGAGGATGATGACTCGTACGATTTAAATGAACTggacgaaaatgaaaatttatgTTTGGACAATAATGGTGGATGTGGAAATGACAAAATATGTGAAGATTTAGGGAAGGGGATAGTGAAGTGTTTGTGTAAGCCGGGGTATAAGCTGGTTGGCACGGAGTGTGTGGAGTCATCAAAATCGTCTTCGTTGAATTCGTTTTTCTGTTGGTTTCTGCTTCTGATTATTGTTTTGGCTTCCATAAATTAGTTTTTCCCGCGGCACGATCATGGGTGTGTTTGTGGAGGGGTGAAGTGGGGAGGAGTGGGAAGACGTGTGGAGGAGTGGGAAGACGTGTGGAGGAGTGGGAAGACGTGTGGAGGAGTGGGAAGACGTGTGGAGGAGTGGGAAGACGTGTGGAGGAGTGGGAAGACGTGTGGAGGAGTGGGAAGACGTGTGGAGGAGTGGGAAGACGTGGGGAGGAGTGGTGGTTGTTTTTCTCTCCGTTATGGTCATACGATTAGCGATCTGAATACTTgggatttattttccctttttaacgcGTCACTGGGGGTGACGCCCTCCTCGTGCGCGGCGAGTTTAACTTATCCTCCATGTTGTGGGACTGGTTCGTTGTCAAGGAGGGGTAACTgggaaaataagaaaataggaaaatGTTACGTCTCCCTCTGCGCATTTTAGGCGaatttttaagcattttttttttgaaaattttttgcacatttttaagagatttttttttcgcactttTAAGCGATTATTTTTCGCGTttgtttctcatttttttctcgcttttTTCGcgttatttttccaattaaCTTCGCAACTTTTGAAAGGCCCACGCactgttttaaaaattttagtgcACAACGCAACAGCAGTTTGGTACCTTAGTTACTGTGCTGCgcggcgggaaaaaaagaaaaaaaagaggaaaaaaagagaggaaagaaaaaagagcaatTTTCGACCTCCTGCAATgttccgatttttttttgtttttttttttttttttggggggggaggagcgcaaaatgggggaactAGGTGCACATCCAGGTGTGCACAAATAATCCCACCGCGGGGGAGGGGTCAGATTTGTTCTACCCGTTCGATCAGGAGCAATGTGGAACAGTTCTGCAGAATGtgcacgtgaaaaaaattgtcctttTCCATCGCTAGgtgcgttaaaaaaaatggcacatcttatttgctttttttttttttttttttgtgtgaaaatagctaggataaaaaaatagcgaaaaaaaagtagcggaaaaaaaaagtagtggaaaaaaatgacaacggtgtagagaaaaaattgcaacggTGTAGAAAAACTCTTGCAACGACATATTGCGAACAAATTAGAACACGTTAGAACAAGTGCAGTTTCCCAGGAACTAGGAGAGTGTGCAGGAACGCCACGCGAACCCTTCGGGATTCTTGCGCCCTTGAGGGACTGAGATTGAGGTTGCTAATTTGGCACCTTCAGTCTGCCACGTTAAGTGGCCTCTTAAATTTAGCTCTTCAGTCTGGCGCGTTAAGTGGCCTCTTTAATTCGCCTCACCAAATTGCCGCTTAATCTGCCGCTTAATCACCGCTTAATCACCGCTTAATCGCCGCTTAGtttgccccttttccccttatGATGATATATACAGCACGATGGCCATCGCACGCATCGTGTTAGCTATccacctcttcctcctctgcaGTTTCCACTCGGGACGTCCCCTCGAGGTCTCCCTctggagaaaagaaaatgctcACCTGGGGACACAGACAAACAGATTGTTGAGGGAAGAGGGGAAGAATGGCCAAGTAGACCAGGTCAAATTGCCTCCCATCTCGGGTacaga
It includes:
- a CDS encoding iron-sulfur cluster assembly accessory protein (putative) encodes the protein MFHLLKGNRAPKFRSALIKKIPYGSTPKEENTKPNTTNQIIHLTSDAINKMKQINLKYKNSKALKVSVEAGGCSGFQYSFSLIDKTNIQEKDLVVYNRECLVVIDKGAAEILRNSKIDYTNNLIAKKFVIENIQNLSKCSCGNSFDVKLF
- a CDS encoding hypothetical protein (putative) → MSTDNWNMLYMYNIDDIGDLPRGGTNGGVPHIRSAEFRGSEKSFGHTDAMVYQGKINQGTQKAKATVEVKNQNRKEDTRVLQTNSGGKKKEVVQMYALDDQPKSKYLSSKLEYIESVVHPDNAALRVNSTHQKIGHNDQLYTLTNEELKLFLKKSPPWGRPISRERHDSPSDGTFCETRSEEICLVKGVTRLGPIRGRNGSFHVPLPHEEEEKKKNKKKKKKLFVKGNPNGPPSYASHEQVQVTPGSHFEAMDEAARQQRHMGGALPHVDYNKVNGGTREKYSWGVNCKSVYAHGSEKWVGRSSPMVGHPKVLQNFSHGTANPFSYESEDVGEEETPRVASPLRMASPPRADEPHVGVAREALSTNKRHGNSSSIKNSPSGSTDRGDNRGNREIGKNGAAGEHHIGQSCLEVPTNAEHIKELNNPFEGSSGTVFSAHHSFLSSRAQEKKCYNDASGDRVVVNSLEGHKNGQLRGYPGNLTVGRKQEMKKGVKNKAKGGAKKGEVRKMEEKKMRCEITRSALEVKITPFAQASGGGVNSSTVSVAECRARAVCVARVGSGKSRESGENEESGESEESAGIVTFNSFGEVSGQITGVTVREPAQPSNCRGTASATPSGRSDAQKKCRHGGGLTARGVVSICSKGSRCGGKMGNKREVLRGGSGTSDSSDRLDRANGTDRSSRSNRSNRSNRSNRSNRSGDDTRSSRGNPFTSKSCSNVEENRGARHPEIAEEFFFSHLGRRINSNSSFNMLANSSNWRDLRNGESEVNRCDEVILRCSERIGCMADGDGKSRVPPGKRRNEKYAPRCADDYRGGNTGDVPGEGPSRERVKLPSNDEDALNSFDVTSECGSLGLGEDQQQDQQQDQQQDQQQERQACSSNDTLVKDIEEFKMDKLFFEEIYTYRVNERSDEGAGMSSSGMGSGGAPGGVIPPGRNPFERRLGEAPRNVLCDEALRGADLTKMVLNKRCYEHINDEVKNLMKEEEEYQVEMNVGLMFRKYISIVVTLACNYLLIKLNDKNIITCIPYDNILNVSIVKRSKKKKDRYVFKLVYIFKKKDRYEKNVTLLFRSSDMEVFEQIGNKVEPIWKGNQVRCKEYLTIESVHTYMVEKQKMVYLLYLKHLLQIVDRVCRRHVLKHAFIELQIKCYYEKGLEQEKKKQEKILKNVVDKLQFYVRKKMQNYFNFLMIKSYETNFVTYQVKTNNMLFNLLVKEKSSYQEIVDRQSLLLLFHSLSNLYKRKMSSYFQLFLHNNRTLSRRKNAVCYSLTRVNSILANYERRVKGYVLSKLKFHYDYVTYFVFTMYKVYLRRVFLGYIRLRDNRIGKKIFLEKNVFRIIKVICRMVQRQKYYAFLQIQKNFFHQMERKNKLACDNLMYANNELCQHLDKATLEKGIHRAECFFKFKMKEYLLKYFFLLRGPQVGNIVQGSTPVLKHCGVFSFILNKLMQRKMQDWFFFFVLKSYQHNNRSRLLYATNSLEVLLTSKEQSNVMHLLRMNEAYPRLFHYRHLTKIEIFTQSLDHFVTFCNRKWLLNFLLKLHYLKYEERLVKVYRCIDSLYKFVRVINKQILARVEPPFRLLLLNARVKREKLFAQKFKATKKTQLKFKYSKATSSSALTGPDPSSLCRRYPYLFCNSDISPERTTMTDDKYSLLSNDSASNILSYAYEDMDKIKRKIHDFNTRMNNVNL
- a CDS encoding merozoite surface protein 4 (putative); the protein is MKVAYFLSALDLLIIFSLYLGGTCSGFADIAPCIRHGRILGESGEENGGLSGGSSGGASGDGSDTTNAAANAAADTAADSAADSAADSAADGIANGASNGDASGGPSPPAGNSGSEGSDPVNSQTPPSASPTRNSQNTPPCSGGQTGDHNGEAANGNYDELGDEEDGEEYEDEEDDDSYDLNELDENENLCLDNNGGCGNDKICEDLGKGIVKCLCKPGYKLVGTECVESSKSSSLNSFFCWFLLLIIVLASIN